The sequence aaagATGCATCTATTCGTAAGGATATTAGTGGCATTGTGCAATTTAATGGAGAATCTCTGTATGAATACTACGATAGATACAATAGATTGTTGGCGAGCTGTCCAAACCATCAAATACCACCGCAACTCATTATCACACACTTTTATGAGGGTTTACTACCACATGAGAGACACTTGATTGATGCGGCTAGCAGTGGTGCACTGGCTAATAAAACTATCGAGGAAGCtactagtttgattgagagcaTGGATGCAAACACTCAACAGTTTTATACACGATATTCCTCAACAGTTAGAAGAGTTAGCGATATGGGAGATTTTTCACACATGGAGCAACAAATGAGTAATATGGAAAAAATGGTACAATGTATAATATCTGAAGTTGTTCCTTCATATGAAGAGGATGCCGAGGTAAATGTTGTATTTCCTAATCATATGacaaggtatgatccctactctaatacttataatccaggttggaaagatcatcctaatttcagttatgccaACAAACAAGCAGCAGCTCCCAATCCTTATATGAGACAAAATGGgcttcaacaacaattccagcaatCTCAAAAACCTCAGAATCAAGGCCCCAATCTTGAAGATTTGCTTAAAACTTACATACAGAAGCAGGATATGGCGATGAAGAACATTGAGACAAAGATGAGTCAACTAGCAACTTTTGTAGGAAAGTTAGAAGCACAAGCAGCTGGAAAACTACCATCACAACCTTAcgtgaacccaagagagcacgttaatgcagtaACTTTAAGAAGTGGGAAACTAACAGAGGAGCCAAAGCAACAAAAAAATGGTAATAGCGACATCTAAAAGGAAGTAGAGGTGGAAACCGTACCAAAGGAAAAACCAATTTCAAcaggccaacctaaggacacggttcccagctttaccataccacctcctttccctagtcgtttttccaagtcaaagaagcaagctcaagacaaggagatcatggatattttcagcaagatacaaatcaacattccatttattgaggccatcaaaacAGTACCCAGGTATGCTAAGGTAtcgaaggatttgtgtacaaggaaggataggttgattgctaatgagatcaCTCAAGTGGACGAAAGTGATACATCTATGTTACTTTAAAAAATGCCtataaagtgtgaagatcctggtggattcacagttcccgttaccattggtaaccgacgatttgatcgtgctttgcttgatttgggagattccataagtgttatgtcagccgatgtttatgattctttgaatctcggacctttaaaagaggcaaagatcactattcaattggctaacaagtccaatatatatcctaagggagtcgtggaggacatgttagttcaagtgaatcagttaatctttctggttgatttctacattgtggatatgcacaatggagataattgttcatctacttcgttacttcttgggagaccgtttatgaaaactgcaaagacgaagattgatgttgatagtggtgcactcactatggaatttgataaggagatcatacggttcaatatttttaaaaccatgcgctatcctagtgatgttcactccgctttctccattgatgttattggttcgttagcgcaaTAAGTGTTTGATTTGAataatgaagatgaacttggagttgtgttgcGGAATAGCATTGATTTGTACATTCATGGACAACCGAACCTGGACGTTGGGATAGCTAAGAACttgtggagatgtgtggtgccctAACAGCACTACAAGAAGCAAAAAAGGGTAATATGTCTTATATTTCgttacccataactaatgaggtttCTTTACCTTCTATTTTGCATGCACCGAAACTAGAACTGAAGCCGCTTCCATACcacctaaagtacgcatacttgggtgataagaagaacttccggtgattattgcaaagaacctcaccccaatacaagaatAATGTCTcatgaaagagcacaaaacgtctattggttggacaattgctgatatcaaaggcattagtccatccatgtgcatgcatagaatcctaatggaggATGATTTTAAGcctgtacgtgatgctcagcgtaggcttaacccctcAATGATAGAGGTCgtaaagaaagagatcctcaaaatTCTAAGTGTGTGGGTgattttacccaatttctgacatcaaatgggttagcccggttcaagtggtgcctaagaaataaGGATTCACTATTGTTAGAAataaagatgatgaacttgttcttacaagagttcaaacaggatggagagtgtgcatagactacagaaagcttaatgccgcaacccgaaaggatcactttcctttgcctttcattgatcagatgttagagaggttagcgggacactcacattattgctttttagaaggttattcgggctacaatcagatttttattgcaccggaggatcaagagaaaactacttttacttgtccttttggtacgtttgcctatagacggatgtcgtttggtctttgcaacgCACTTtccacttttcagaggtgtatggttagtatattttctgaatACGTGGAgcacatcattgaggtatttatggatgattttagtgtttatggtgattcatttgatagttgtttacaaaatcttgaacttatgcttaaaagatgcatagacactaatcttgttttaaattggaagaaatgtcactttatggtaaaccatggcatagtgcttggttatattgtgtcctctcgagggctagAAGTTGAtaaagcaaagatagacttaataagaaacttacaatatcccacttcggtgagggagattcgttcttttcttggtcatgcaggtttttacaggcggcttatcaaggatttctccaaaatctcgccgatgtgcaaattattacaaaaagaggttatttttaacttcaacaaggagtgcaaggatgcctttgatagatTAAAAGagttgttgacaactgcaccaattatcaagtcaccggattggaatttgccatttgaattaatgtgtgatgcaagtgactatgcagttggagccgttttgggtcaaagagtagacaagttatctcatgtgatttattatgcatctaggaccctaaacgatgcacaaatcaactattctaccaccgagaaagaatttttggctatagtatttgcactagaaaaattagatcctatttggtgggttcaaaagtagttgtgtattctgatcacgtagcacttaggtacctactaaagaagaaatAAACTAAGCCAAGGCTTATACGGTGGATATTACTATTGCaataatttgattatgaaattaagGATAAGAggggtgttgaaaatactgttgcggATCACCTTAGTAGAATTGTtgattccgaagaagaacttTCTTTACAAGATTGTTTTCCaaacgaacaacttttctcaattgaagattcaacaccgtGGTACgctgatatagtgaactacttggttacgagACAAGTCCCTAGTACAATgtataattttcaaaagcttaagcttaagaaaatagccaagcagtgtGTATGGGAtaagccctacttgtggaaatacggttctgatcaaatcatccgcaggtgcgtacctaattctgaatttcaatctattcttagtttttgtcatacttatgcatgtggtggtgaCTTTGGTTCTAAGCGTACCTCTTTCAAGGTACTTGaatgtggattttattggcctaccctgtttgaggatgcatatattttttacaaatcttgtgatagatgtcaacgaactggCAATCTAGTTGATCGAAATCAAATGCAACTCACACCAATTTTTgctgttgaagtatttgatgtgtggggaatttaTTTTATGGGTCATTTTGTCAATTCTAACAgagaattttatatacttcttgctgtggattatgtttcaaaatgggtggaagctaaagccactcctactaatgattctcaagtttgtgagtttgtgaagaaatatattttttctagacatggtacaccaagagtggttatcagtgacggaggctcacatttttaaaaatccttccatgctctactcaagaagtacaacataacacacaaggttggtacaccATATCACctacaaactagtgggcaagctaaaatctcgaaccgtgagattaaatccattcttgagaaaaccgtgaaCACTACACAGAAAGATTGGAGTTACAGGCCTAATGATGCATTATGGGCaaatagaacggcgtacaaaacaccgattggtatgtctccatatcggttggtttatggcaaagcttgtcatcttccggttgaacttgaacacaaggcatattgggcgataaagatgtttaacatggattatgacaatgcggggaaacagaggaagttacaacttaatgatctagaggagatacgtaatgatgcttaagagagttctcgtatatacaaggagaagacgaaacttttccatgacaagatgatttctcgaaagaattttgttgtggggcaaaaagttcttttattttattctcgtcttaaactatttcctggtaagctaaggtccagatggattagactgtatgttgttactaatgtttattctcatggagcgtttgaaatttctagtcttagagatggaacaAATTTAAAGGTGAACGTCCATAAATTGAAGacatattatgaaagcattgcttatgtggatatggatgtgcaagGATTGCATGATTATCTCCTTCTTGAAGAGTAATTGAAAggatgccaagtcgggctgaggacattaaactaatcgctaaatgggaggaaaaccatcggttttgtatctctatccattttgtttttaattttttttagttttgcatatcatatctttcattcccatcttagattttacaagtcctatatccaTAATGAAAGTtctgacgaattctcgtcagaaaattctgactgcgcacttgtcacgaaaatgactctcgagacttcatacggagtccgatttgagtagttaaccccaaattttaaataggacagactcacctttcttttcaaaaaataaaatcttaatttggagtctgttaagttggagcaataggcatggacatttgagtttcggtatttttctagaactttttcagattgcatgtctgtcagtccggaggccataaaagtaaGGACGTTTATCGAAACAATGTTCCCTTTTGACACGTTATAGAAAAGATGTAGGAAAACAACTTTCATTtatgatgtttttcctagttccctacccattggtacagtttttgagtttctcagagttgttatgtcagaaatcagaattttcgtttttgaacattgagaacaatattgagtttaagtgtgggggagcatttagtataTACTATTTGCATATACACATAAGAAAAAATCATACTCtatgatttcttgcattcttgagacttcatcttttggagttaattatgagctacttaggatgacactctaaacctttaaGGTTGAAACAATTATTCcagctatagattaagttccatttatttcaattcttaaatatatatgttcataattgaatgtgaaactcacctatggtagtcgtttgaaagagtcatcctcgcaattaattattactgaatcactttctttttatttttgcagttttatgtttctctaaagtgatttggtgggatcctgatactgtcgtGGATGTTGTAACAAGGTAATCATTAGTTGAGTATATAAAAACCCCATAGACAGTTGTCCAACACTGATAAAGAGTGAGCCAGAAAAAAAAATAAggatcctcttcatttatcgacacttggatagcaatacgtgtgaaacgttgtccctgtctccgttgcCTAAACAAGCTTGGAAcacaggatccaaggaaactatcgcGTATTTGATGAAAAGGAATAtgctcttagagtatctaatcatttagtcgatgaaaataaaaaccatatcatcattatatagcaagtcaaaaagactattgatgggGTTCTTGAtgcttggatagcagtatgtgtgaaacgttgtccctgtctctgtcgcctaaacaagcgtggaacgcaggatccaaggcaactatcacatactttctgaaaggaaacatgcgcttagagtatataatcatgtggtcaagttaaatgggtgcttctctcaactattatgctataaataagaattctttgacgacattcacacaagtattgtgggtatCATCTTTCATTTTAGTTaaaatttgcacacttcacttttatatttccattttcttatctatccatgtgatttcattatgtgagtgttgtgataaacattgcaacaagtacaatgactatctGAATGTCAcgcgtaagtaattgcttgtgtgtgatgattggaatgtatgtgggatgtttgtaattaaagaacttatgcaagctaattatttggctttctactttgtgtctatccttagtggttcttccatgGCGAtatattggagtaggttttgtgggtatacctcttgtaaaccctcacgagactataactcgtccactagggacacctaggggtttaaaggcttgttatacatgctaagtgtaaccattTTCTCAACGGAATGGAGtttttgtatttaggattagtttatttagtttgctcgaggactagcaaaagctaagtgtgagggaatttgataagtgcgtaattcatatgattttagtgtccactccgtacttgttttagctattattcttgcatattttcgtattattactcttgttttctcttattttgttttattttcttttattatgtgaatcatccaaaaaggagctaaaaagtgctgaaaatagatatgaagagaagtattccaggTATCCAAGcgaccaagtccaagagaagtggaagaagagtgatgaaaaggagcaaaacgctcaaaatcaagagaagggtcaaaaaccgatcttaactcattcaaattaagtatttctcatcatcatattgaatagaattgaaatataaaaataatgcaaaaataatgaggtcattccgagttcggacgaagaagttgtggccaaaacaagcttttatcgtataccgaagacagtaaagtatgcaaacgggtacgcgtacattaattccgaaaatttctgctggaatttgaggtatgcatacttaacaaGTATTAAAACTTGTATGCATACCTTGTAAGGCTTAAGGTCAcatttggggtcgttatttcatattttcgggttgggttcttgaaccgaactaaatacgtgaagaccaagcaatgtaaacctataaagagaGGTATTAGGTAATGAATGAAACATCATCAAGGGATCAAGAAATTGTAAGTCTTGAAGAGGAGAAATATCACACGGATCGAAAGCTAGAGTTTCGGAGCGGAtattcaatcgtaacgatatctctaaacttttctcatatgtataacatggatgtttctacatccatgagtagctaaacacctattgattgaggatgcaTTCTAACTTGTAaataagatttgagttattatattaatctactttgaagttcttcatatgattatcgtttggtTATACGatatgaatatttatgattgattgatagattgtttagctGGCCAACTAAATTGGTTTGTTGATTCAAACTATTGCTAGTATTAAGTTAGgtgataagtaatcgtcgaataacttgtacacaagtagagaacacgaaaccttacagagggattctgtggaacgATTATGTGTATAAATAACACTAAAAAGttgaccttgatctaagagtctaactagtacgatcaacctataaattcacaaaagataaagcattcgactaaattacacctcgagtgatctactactaggtggtttgggtgAATAGAAtttggtaggcgagaacttccttatccagtgatataaggaatttaggggatagcactgatctagttgttattccacagttggtgataatctatgattaacgacgagtaggcaactataataactcattgacggtttattaacgaagaaggattcctcgatcatatctttgtctattgattacaatacaacatttatttgctttgattatttattttgttcacaatctaaaacaaaacctccctttgtgacactttgacaactaaaactcacggctcttcgtgggaacgatccttactttcattatattaccagttaattgtgtggaaataagattactaatttgattgcacttacgacagccatcaattactcccccttagtcaatacttcatctcacaatgaaaaccacaccCCCTTGTATAATgatatgtaaaccatatgtatttgtagtgtgaactacacattaattctcccccctttttgtcaatataaattggcaaaggtacgaaaactagcgggatcataatgaaattatcaaagagattattcatgactaaaagcgaacatatcaactttgtttcgttgatttcacatagtcgaaacttagtgtattcatcatggagtttatagCGATAACAAGAAAACTCCtccaatattccacatccgcacttcccaaaaatatttagcaattaagcacaagttcaattaagaactctctaccataaaatgtcatttccgaaagaacaacaacagtgaccttactttcacaagaaaagaagaaggatttatttggacattaacaaatcacatgaagcatgaatttgtatccagaaaactcaattaaattaaccataagagaacctatgattaatttaatcaaaaatgctcaacataagagaacttatggagccatacaatactttcacaaagatgtggatcagggaaagatcaatactacggaatattcaaagatttattctatttttcatcaatatttgcataatgatatcatagacttaatctttgcaatcaaaagttcatcttatcttccatcaatatttgcataacgacataataggtttaacttttgacatatatgggacaatcataattcacagacacaaacacacatatcccataacaattttttgcaatgtataaaaccaataaatattaattctgcaaaataatcttccaaataaattttagaatttaaataaataaatctaaagacattgcaagatgaaaatctttggcaatagcaatgtgtaatcataatataggttattccaaaccctagttatccttcttaaaacacaagaataaattctcataagaagtttcctagacataaaataaaaatcaacaagctaaaaacaaaaggactcctaaaccaacaaaaccgatcatgaactgaaatcaaagagcttttccggaaccctcacgagtcttgagacctttgagcttgtgattgacagcatccactgcttcttcagagaagatatcctcattgagaagatctttaacatgtgttttcatgagaacaaggtcagagttaaccttttttaactcagttcttaacacatcgagacctttcatagtatcaacgatctgcagttttgcttcctcgaagtatttatgaaaatcatgaaccactttgGCCGAAACCATCTCCTCAATCTCAACATATTGATGATaataggcatagtagcatgaggcatcagGATTTTGTCCATCAACATCTACTAAGGttattttcttcctccctttggattcaaaaccaatacctttatcaagaaaacctcttgcaaaataacaagtgcgagaaggtgaagacattcttgaaaaaaatcctagagtacgcgtacgtgactcaataggtttggtatttaaatggtttcttagggacggTAAATTTTAAGGTTTCTAAAGACAGTTCGTGACAAGTAAAGTCATGGGTACCCGTACAAACACAACCCgaacccaaaagaaagaaaaaactaaaacttaTAACAAACCCTTTTACAAGTTTAAAACAAAACAGTATTGCaacaaaaacttaaaaaaaaaaaagacgacaATCGAAGAGATCCTCGAGACACATACAATACTTAGGCAACACTTTtctgtagacaatagtttagctatggacgataagagaATAGCTCCACTAAGAAGAAAGCattttaccaataagtatacctgtTTTTTAGTAAAACTTGCTCAACATGATTTTTTTGAGTAAGGATTCAACCcctgtgattaattagcacaagtatgagctttatgctcatcaaatgaatattgacGGAAGTAAAGCttcatggttaatcctcttttttcttctaatttttggaggaaaccctttGTGATgtgaaaaagtaaaataaaacttactatcatcaaagtatgagactaagtttgaatccttacaagaagaagtttgtatggaggattttgatagtctgttgataagatccttgtatccttcaattatcagattaaggttgtccttcatattTCCACTGTTGCTTCCACctactggtacctttttcacatcttgaCCATCATTATTCACATTAGGTTGAGAAgaacctttctgaaatctccttgaacgATTTGTATTAATACTACAATTGGTTCGAACGTTCaacgagcatattgaactaactagcctggaagaattcacagggaGAGTACAAAAACCAATATTTTACTACatctgaatgtcagttacacctttgagtattaaatctaa is a genomic window of Papaver somniferum cultivar HN1 unplaced genomic scaffold, ASM357369v1 unplaced-scaffold_137, whole genome shotgun sequence containing:
- the LOC113334636 gene encoding uncharacterized protein LOC113334636 encodes the protein MRKTDDDADTAFLRAFPFSLADQEKSWLYCLPYGSITTWNGMNKLFLEKYFPASKDASIRKDISGIVQFNGESLYEYYDRYNRLLASCPNHQIPPQLIITHFYEGLLPHERHLIDAASSGALANKTIEEATSLIESMDANTQQFYTRYSSTVRRVSDMGDFSHMEQQMSNMEKMVQCIISEVVPSYEEDAEVNVVFPNHMTSYANKQAAAPNPYMRQNGLQQQFQQSQKPQNQGPNLEDLLKTYIQKQDMAMKNIETKMSQLATFVGKLEAQAAGKLPSQPYVNPREHVNAVTLRSGKLTEEPKQQKNGNSDI